The following coding sequences lie in one Anoplolepis gracilipes chromosome 4, ASM4749672v1, whole genome shotgun sequence genomic window:
- the LOC140664802 gene encoding RWD domain-containing protein 2A, with protein MSTLGEVTENLTAQVNELQALQSVYPNELVVADYGVLADINEYIEHPDRESPRWLEYAIAIPLNGGNIELLVNLPTNYPQEQPDVYARSSLLDRTQQCLLNKELSIIVKAQEAGEPCIYTLISWLQDNADTYFEASMCNQAIKCNDTSKSDMEETQTAVTFSRYWIYSHHIYSKFKRRDVANLAKENSITGFCLAGKPGIICMEGNLEDCDYCWQKIKTMNWHRILIKLLEKVEDCNDVDSLRKFTDFQEVSFPTTERHNDMGQLLKYLTDHNCQHAFKELFGIEGKFSKFSD; from the exons ATGTCCACTCTAGGGGAGGTGACGGAAAATCTGACAGCACAGGTGAACGAGCTGCAGGCTTTGCAGTCCGTCTACCCGAACGAGCTCGTCGTGGCGGACTATGGGGTTTTGGCTGACATCAACGAATACATCGAACACCCCGATCGAGAATCACCGCGATGGTTGGAGTACGCTATCGCGATCCCGTTGAAcggt GGGAATATTGAATTACTGGTCAATCTGCCAACCAACTATCCACAAGAGCAACCTGACGTATATGCAAGAAGTTCTCTCTTGGACAGAACACAACAGTGTCTATTGAATAAGGAGCTCTCTATTATCGTCAAAGCCCAGGAAGCAGGAGAGCCCTGTATCTATACATTGATATCGTGGCTGCAGGACAATGCGGACACTTATTTCGAAGCTTCCATGTGTAACCAAGCAATTAAATGTAACGACACGAGTAAGAGTGACATGGAAGAGACACAGACTGCGGTGACTTTCTCTAGATATTGGATTTACAGTCATCACATATACAGCAAATTCAAACGACGAGATGTAGCAAATTTGGCAAAAGAGAATTCCATCACAGGCTTCTGCTTAGCTGGCAAACCGGGAATCATTTGTATGGAGGGAAATCTGGAAGATTGCGACTATTGCTGGCAAAAG ATTAAAACTATGAACTGGcacagaatattaataaaattattggaaaaagTGGAAGACTGCAATGATGTGGACAGCTTGCGCAAGTTTACAGATTTTCAAGAGGTCTCTTTTCCTACCACCGAGCGTCACAATGATATGGGTCAACTTCTTAAATATCTAACAGATCATAACTGCCAGCATGCATTCAAGGAGCTTTTTGGTATCGAAGGAAAATTCAGCAAATTCTCAgactga
- the Apc10 gene encoding anaphase-promoting complex subunit 10 produces MSNKTNNAGEIDPVQEQLTGRVREVGNYAIWSLSSCKPGFGVDQLRDDITETYWQSDGQLPHLVNIQFKRKTTIRDICIYTDYKLDESYTPNRISIRAGTNFNDLQEVEVMDLNEPSGWIVIPIKNINDRPIRTFMIQIAVISNHQNGRDTHMRQIKIHSPAQDILGPPAPYIPGQFLTNEFLRYATIR; encoded by the exons ATGAGTAATAAGACTAATAATGCAG GCGAGATAGACCCTGTACAGGAACAGCTGACTGGTAGGGTACGAGAAGTTGGGAATTATGCAATCTGGAGTTTGTCGAGTTGCAAACCAGGATTCGGCGTGGATCAGCTTCGGGATGATATCACGGAAACCTATTGGCAATCGGACGGACAGTTACCACATTTAgtcaatatacaatttaaaagaaagacaaCGATTCGTGACATATGCATCTATACAGATTACAAACTGGATGAGAGTTATACTCCCAATAG aataagtATCAGAGCTGGGACCAACTTCAATGATCTCCAGGAGGTAGAAGTGATGGATTTAAATGAACCAAGCGGTTGGATAGTGATTCccattaaaaacataaatgacCGTCCCATTAGGACGTTCATGATTCAGATAGCAGTCATCAGCAATCATCAGAATGGCAGGGATACCCATATGAGACAAATCAAAATCCACAGTCCTGCACAAGATATTCTCGGTCCACCGGCACCTTATATTCCAGGACAATTTCTGACCAATGAATTTTTACGTTATGCTACTATtagataa